Part of the Pieris rapae chromosome 14, ilPieRapa1.1, whole genome shotgun sequence genome is shown below.
ttaaataacactatattaaaaatgtcttcAAGTTAAGttctaagaaaattaaataatctaggACCTATCTATATATCTCTTTAGTTAATACTTAAcgattgtattattaatataattgtgttataaactatggcaaagaaaataattaaatcttgtTACATATGGGATGAGCTTCTAATGGCAGAATGTGATCGTTTACCGGCTGTCGCTGAaagagtaatatttaatttacttaaataagtattagCAGACAGTAGAAACGAGATATCGTttcttttaacttaaaaaatactttttagcttagtatatacttttatttttcaggcTTCCAGAGTACATAGTTTGATTGTTAGTtataatcttattaataaattgcaaGTCGTACATTCCTCACCAGCGTTGTATGAAGACTTAAAGCTATTTCattctgaaaattatttagagCATTTGAAGACACTACAAAAAGTTGATGACGATTATGTGATTGAAATCCATGATGAAGAATTTGGTATAggtatgaataatttataaaaccctGGATAAAGTTATGTTagtaattagattaaaataattgttcataGTATAAATAAGGTCtagattagtttttaattagtttttgtaaattatgcattattttgatacgtTTTCAACCCTTTTGTGAATgaagaaatgtttaatttatatataatataagtggTTTTATactaacttaattttattgttaattgctattctgcattttatttgattgttgTGATTTCCAGGATATGATTGCCAACCCGTATCAGATATGTATAAACTCGTATCAGTAATAGCTGGTGGTTCACTGGCTGCTGCTAAAAGCATTATATTGGGCATTGCTGATGTCGCTATAAATTGGTTTGGTGGCTGGCATCATGCCCAAAGGTTATAATTCAGAGTAacacattacatttaaattaattaactttctcAGTGTTATTTGCAAATACAGGTCCTTTTTTCAGGTTTTGTGCAGAAGGTTTCTGTTATGTTAATGATATAGTAATATGTATAGAAAAACTAAGGCTGAAGTTTAAAAAAGTTCTATACATAGATTTAGATGTCCATCATGGtatgaaatgttatatttgtttactttatttatttataatttcgtatatttttatttgcaaccTGTCTCACATTTACTGCACTAACTACTAAAGTTTATCAACGTTATCATcgccatttaataaaaattaatcaatcgGTCATAAAATCTACCTTCACAACAGAACGtcttgcaattttttttcggAAAATAACCATTTCTTTATGTTTATTCTGTATAAACGAGACAAGCttagataaaaactaaaattatcttCCAAGGTAATGGTGTGCAAGATGCTTATAATTTAAGCAACTCAGTTTTCACCTTGTCTATCCACAAATATGAACCTGGGTTCTATCCAGGTACAGGAAGTATGGATGAAGTGGGTAATTTGACTGGAAAAGGGTACACATGCAATGTTCCTTTACATGAATCATATAATGATGAAACAATGGAATATGTATTTGGAAAGTAAGTCAGTCATTGTTTGATTATAACAAATAGTCTTTTGATAATCTCAggtataaactaaaaatgtaaccatatatttcttacattctaagttcatttttttcactaaaatacaatagaaagTAGAATATAGACTTCTGTCTTCCAATACAAGTATGTTATTGATACAAGTATAATGATTAAATAGAGTGAAATTGAGGGAAggattatgaaaaaaaagaatactACCCATATGGTCTTAGAATTACTGAACAGGGTAAGATACTTAGCATGAAGTATATCCCACAGCTCCCATACAACaacatcatatatatatatatgacctGCTCAATATCACTGTAAAGTACATCaccaaaacaacaaaaaatttgTTAGAGTTAGTTCAGAGTTGAGACTTATACAATACATGTcaagttttaagttttatttaaactaacttaacacatttttatcaactagatatgAAAGTCTCTCACTGACAGTGATTGCTGAAAACTTGAAGCATCAATTggatataataatgtaataaattctacCTTATATtggaaaaaagtattttagtaatactacatttaactatattagttttataaaccatttaaattacaaatgtgGATATAGCTTTCAATGATATTCATCTAAACAATAGAAGTTCTCAGTTTTATCATTAAGAATGGAATGTTTGTTTTTCAGAGTATTTCACAAAATCTATGATAGTTTCAAACCTGATACCATAGTGGTTCAATGTGGTGCAGATGCTTTGGCTGGCGATCCAATGGGGGGAGGTGGGCTGACAATTAAAGGATACTGTACTTGTGTCAAAAACATCTTAGATAAACAAAAGCCTACTGTACTCTTAGGCGgtggtatgtttttttttagaatttttatgtactataAAGACAGATGCCTAA
Proteins encoded:
- the LOC111004393 gene encoding histone deacetylase 8, whose amino-acid sequence is MAKKIIKSCYIWDELLMAECDRLPAVAERASRVHSLIVSYNLINKLQVVHSSPALYEDLKLFHSENYLEHLKTLQKVDDDYVIEIHDEEFGIGYDCQPVSDMYKLVSVIAGGSLAAAKSIILGIADVAINWFGGWHHAQRFCAEGFCYVNDIVICIEKLRLKFKKVLYIDLDVHHGNGVQDAYNLSNSVFTLSIHKYEPGFYPGTGSMDEVGNLTGKGYTCNVPLHESYNDETMEYVFGKVFHKIYDSFKPDTIVVQCGADALAGDPMGGGGLTIKGYCTCVKNILDKQKPTVLLGGGGYNFSNTAKLWASITALVVDVELEQNIPEHDYWPLYGPDYIISIQPLLGRDKNCKADLDNCIAKIEDNLKFVIERKTIKHKTEQNEISTCKNLKETLCKRQKKLQIKENNVLIIDESPNNDVYNFID